In Parasphingorhabdus halotolerans, a single window of DNA contains:
- a CDS encoding MBL fold metallo-hydrolase has translation MRKRILIVFAVLIVTAMSGVFIFQQRIGMAIFDRAVQAQVGTDNSEMLADGLHVGLCGTGSPLPNPDRAGPCNVVIAGKQIYVVDIGEGGARNLNLMAIPIAKVDGVLLTHFHSDHIDGMGPLMLFHWTQGSATAPLPVYGPTGVEAVVDGFNAAYATDNRYRIAHHGENIVPPTGGGAEARPFEMIDDTMVILEKGGLKITAFKVDHDPVDPAVGYRFDYKGRSIVISGDTAKSASLERAAKGADLLVHEALASNMVKRMTAALEKREMTNAAIITKDILDYHASPAEAAESAQIAGVKQLVLSHLVPPLPASFLYPAFLDDAPDKFDGPIIVGEDGMFFSLPADSDVIEQSKLM, from the coding sequence ATGCGTAAGAGAATTTTGATCGTGTTTGCCGTTTTAATCGTCACGGCTATGTCCGGGGTTTTCATCTTCCAACAACGGATCGGCATGGCCATTTTTGATCGCGCTGTTCAGGCGCAGGTGGGAACTGACAATAGTGAAATGCTAGCGGACGGCCTGCATGTCGGGCTTTGCGGCACAGGCTCGCCGCTTCCCAATCCCGACCGTGCCGGTCCCTGCAACGTCGTGATTGCCGGCAAGCAAATCTATGTCGTGGACATTGGCGAAGGCGGGGCGCGCAATCTGAACCTTATGGCGATACCGATTGCCAAAGTGGATGGTGTTTTGCTGACCCATTTCCATTCTGATCATATTGACGGGATGGGACCGTTGATGTTGTTTCACTGGACTCAGGGGTCTGCAACAGCGCCCTTGCCAGTCTATGGTCCGACTGGCGTTGAGGCTGTTGTCGATGGATTTAACGCCGCCTATGCAACTGACAATCGTTACCGCATTGCCCATCATGGCGAAAATATTGTGCCCCCGACCGGCGGTGGTGCCGAAGCGCGTCCTTTTGAAATGATCGACGATACGATGGTGATTTTGGAAAAGGGCGGTCTGAAAATTACGGCCTTTAAAGTCGATCACGACCCGGTTGATCCTGCGGTCGGGTACCGCTTTGATTATAAAGGCCGGTCGATTGTGATCAGCGGTGACACCGCAAAGTCCGCATCTTTGGAACGGGCGGCAAAAGGTGCGGACCTGCTGGTGCATGAAGCGCTGGCTTCTAACATGGTCAAACGGATGACTGCCGCGCTAGAAAAGCGCGAGATGACCAACGCGGCGATCATTACAAAAGACATTCTCGATTATCATGCATCCCCGGCCGAGGCCGCAGAATCTGCGCAGATAGCAGGTGTGAAGCAACTGGTGCTCAGCCATCTCGTACCGCCACTGCCAGCTTCGTTTCTTTATCCCGCCTTTCTGGATGATGCGCCCGACAAGTTTGACGGCCCGATTATCGTCGGCGAGGATGGTATGTTCTTCAGCCTGCCAGCAGATTCCGACGTGATCGAACAAAGCAAGTTAATGTAA
- a CDS encoding glutathione S-transferase → MYVINGALGSPYSMKMRALFRYRRITHIWNHGAAAQAAQSQVKAPVIPVIEYPDGSFHNDSTPVLYDLETRHTGRSVVPPDPEKAFIAHLLEDFADEWLTKAMFGYRWLEEVDQIQMSRWLSFDAMKGGGVKQSQAMAEHFRRRQVDRMAIVGCNRENFPLIEASTRAVLQALEDHVVNEHYLFGARPSSAELGIYGQLSQLGVDPTAQEMMRADYPYAFRWLLHIDDMSGVKGEWDVPDAPFKPVIGILLEQVGSVYAPFLLANAAAMEAGEDTFSIEVMGKPYSQGTFKYQLKCLADLRSRFAALDGDARAKVDPLLAENNCLAFLQ, encoded by the coding sequence ATGTATGTGATCAATGGCGCTTTGGGTTCACCCTATTCGATGAAGATGCGGGCGTTGTTTCGCTATCGCAGGATCACCCACATCTGGAACCATGGAGCAGCTGCACAAGCCGCCCAGTCCCAGGTGAAAGCGCCGGTTATTCCGGTGATTGAATATCCCGATGGCAGCTTTCACAATGACAGCACGCCGGTCCTCTATGACCTGGAAACACGGCACACTGGAAGAAGCGTCGTTCCTCCCGATCCGGAGAAAGCCTTTATCGCGCATTTACTAGAGGATTTTGCCGACGAATGGCTGACCAAGGCAATGTTCGGGTATCGCTGGCTGGAGGAAGTGGACCAGATCCAGATGAGCCGCTGGCTATCCTTTGATGCGATGAAAGGCGGCGGAGTGAAGCAAAGCCAGGCAATGGCCGAACATTTCCGCAGACGTCAGGTTGACCGGATGGCAATTGTGGGCTGCAACCGTGAAAATTTCCCGCTGATCGAAGCCTCAACGCGAGCGGTGTTGCAGGCGTTGGAAGATCATGTTGTGAACGAACATTATCTTTTCGGCGCGCGGCCATCATCAGCGGAGCTTGGTATATACGGACAATTGTCGCAGCTCGGCGTAGACCCGACCGCTCAAGAAATGATGCGCGCGGACTACCCCTATGCCTTTCGCTGGCTACTCCACATTGATGATATGTCGGGAGTTAAAGGCGAATGGGATGTGCCGGATGCACCGTTCAAACCGGTAATCGGTATATTGTTGGAGCAGGTGGGAAGCGTCTATGCGCCATTCCTGCTCGCCAACGCGGCGGCGATGGAAGCAGGTGAAGATACTTTCAGCATCGAGGTGATGGGCAAACCCTATTCACAGGGTACATTTAAATACCAATTGAAATGCCTTGCAGACCTCCGTTCTCGATTTGCCGCGCTGGATGGCGACGCGCGCGCCAAGGTCGATCCGCTTCTGGCCGAGAATAACTGTCTGGCATTTTTGCAATGA